The Anguilla anguilla isolate fAngAng1 chromosome 4, fAngAng1.pri, whole genome shotgun sequence genome has a window encoding:
- the ttc14 gene encoding tetratricopeptide repeat protein 14 isoform X2: MDRDLLRQSLSYHGPSLYSFLKGEQNENPDFKLIASDLSKAPNQRRDKSTDSASVEQFIARKADLLFAHSWKSSTPAEDEWPEETEEPYAVMPPLEQFLDVPFDERRDLFYRDVERGDAVIGRINSIRDFGFFVTLVCVGGGLERDIEDLELTALCPIRDVPSNGNHDDPLSYYHIGDLIRAGVKDIDRYHGKLTLSLHTSSLSPHLAKLKLGVISKEDLPLHYIRGEKIANGSTDTYEQVLESSLGFSNPSNVEFLLRRLGISEVQPPSLMRGLQSKYFQEDDYGTSIRKKQSASWALKCVKIGVDHFKSGRHVDAMNEYNKALEIDTNNVEALVARGALYATKGSLVKAMGDFELALEACPTHRNAKKYLCQTLVEHGGQLEEQEKLVTAEGLYRKALALDETFQEAEEALKKLQLRIQVSLY, encoded by the exons ATGGACAGAGACCTATTGCGACAGTCCTTGTCATATCATGGACCGAGTCTGTATTCATTTCTAAAAGGTGAACAGAATGAGAATCCGGACTTTAAGTTAATTGCGTCAGACCTCTCCAAGGCCCCGAACCAAAG GAGAGACAAGAGTACCGACAGTGCGTCTGTTGAGCAGTTCATCGCTAGAAAAGCGGATCTCCTGTTTGCGCATTCGTGGAAATCGAGCACGCCCGCTGAAGACGAGTGGCCGGAAGAGACGGAAG AGCCATATGCAGTCATGCCGCCTCTGGAGCAGTTTTTGGACGTCCCATTCGATGAAAGGCGGGACCTGTTCTACCGGGATGTGGAGCGCGGGGACGCAGTTATCGGGCGAATCAACTCCATCCGGGACTTTGGATTTTTCGTCACACTCGTTTGCGTGGGCGGAGGACTAGAGAGGGATATCGAGGACCTGGAGCTCACA gcACTGTGTCCCATCAGAGACGTGCCGTCCAATGGAAACCACGACGACCCTCTATCATACTACCATATCGGAGATCTCATTAGAG ctggggTGAAGGACATTGACCGTTACCATGGCAAActgaccctctctctccacacctctTCACTCTCCCCACACCTGGCCAAGCTGAAGCTGGGGGTGATTAGTAAAGAAGACCTGCCGTTACACTACAT CCGAGGTGAGAAAATAGCCAATGGCAGTACTGACACCTATGAGCAGGTTCTAGAAAGCTCCCTGGGATTCTCCAACCCGTCGAACGTGGAGTTCCTCCTGCGAAGGCTTGGCATCAGTGAAGTGCAGCCGCCATCGCTGATGAGGGGCCTACAGAG CAAGTATTTCCAGGAGGACGACTACGGGACGTCCATCAGAAAGAAGCAGTCGGCCTCCTGGGCCTTGAAATG TGTGAAGATCGGAGTGGACCACTTCAAGTCCGGACGACACGTTGACGCGATGAACGAGTACAACAAGGCCCTGGAGATCGACACGAACAACGTGGAGGCTCTGGTGGCCCGCGGCGCGCT GTACGCCACGAAGGGAAGCCTGGTCAAGGCGATGGGCGACTTTGAGCTGGCTCTGGAGGCCTGCCCAACGCACAGGAACGCCAAGAAGTACCTGTGCCAGACGCTGGTGGAACACGGCGGGCA GCTGGAAGAGCAGGAGAAGCTGGTCACGGCTGAAGGTCTGTACAGGAAAGCCCTGGCATTGGACGAGACCTTCCAGGAGGCGGAGGAAGCCCTGAAGAAGCTGCAGCTGCGCATCCAGGTGAGCCTGTATTAA
- the ttc14 gene encoding tetratricopeptide repeat protein 14 isoform X1, whose amino-acid sequence MDRDLLRQSLSYHGPSLYSFLKGEQNENPDFKLIASDLSKAPNQRRDKSTDSASVEQFIARKADLLFAHSWKSSTPAEDEWPEETEEPYAVMPPLEQFLDVPFDERRDLFYRDVERGDAVIGRINSIRDFGFFVTLVCVGGGLERDIEDLELTALCPIRDVPSNGNHDDPLSYYHIGDLIRAGVKDIDRYHGKLTLSLHTSSLSPHLAKLKLGVISKEDLPLHYIRGEKIANGSTDTYEQVLESSLGFSNPSNVEFLLRRLGISEVQPPSLMRGLQSKYFQEDDYGTSIRKKQSASWALKCVKIGVDHFKSGRHVDAMNEYNKALEIDTNNVEALVARGALYATKGSLVKAMGDFELALEACPTHRNAKKYLCQTLVEHGGQLEEQEKLVTAEGLYRKALALDETFQEAEEALKKLQLRIQKSLKRKEEEEAAREERESQCVETSAEKLRKILKEEKRMKRKRRRSSSSSSTSSTTSSSSSSSSSYRKSKKRKRKHRRSSRSHRKRHRRVSSRDAKEDCYPAPANTSASFLCQKQEVAKLLGEPERPEDSGRSYAKGRRSRLSTSSPSVGIADARRGRCEDNPVFGAGEGGREKDPCEEEFGPLASPRSREVRAGERRLSGREKEEAGVQRRAEEERGPYENARGRKCSESSTGSEYSRQSDWPAKEHPARGGSRRGSDSSWHEPPSSADRKLASARTSDRGGSRNGQGASGGNSNKGLPTNLLDIFSQIAEFEKEKCGSLKK is encoded by the exons ATGGACAGAGACCTATTGCGACAGTCCTTGTCATATCATGGACCGAGTCTGTATTCATTTCTAAAAGGTGAACAGAATGAGAATCCGGACTTTAAGTTAATTGCGTCAGACCTCTCCAAGGCCCCGAACCAAAG GAGAGACAAGAGTACCGACAGTGCGTCTGTTGAGCAGTTCATCGCTAGAAAAGCGGATCTCCTGTTTGCGCATTCGTGGAAATCGAGCACGCCCGCTGAAGACGAGTGGCCGGAAGAGACGGAAG AGCCATATGCAGTCATGCCGCCTCTGGAGCAGTTTTTGGACGTCCCATTCGATGAAAGGCGGGACCTGTTCTACCGGGATGTGGAGCGCGGGGACGCAGTTATCGGGCGAATCAACTCCATCCGGGACTTTGGATTTTTCGTCACACTCGTTTGCGTGGGCGGAGGACTAGAGAGGGATATCGAGGACCTGGAGCTCACA gcACTGTGTCCCATCAGAGACGTGCCGTCCAATGGAAACCACGACGACCCTCTATCATACTACCATATCGGAGATCTCATTAGAG ctggggTGAAGGACATTGACCGTTACCATGGCAAActgaccctctctctccacacctctTCACTCTCCCCACACCTGGCCAAGCTGAAGCTGGGGGTGATTAGTAAAGAAGACCTGCCGTTACACTACAT CCGAGGTGAGAAAATAGCCAATGGCAGTACTGACACCTATGAGCAGGTTCTAGAAAGCTCCCTGGGATTCTCCAACCCGTCGAACGTGGAGTTCCTCCTGCGAAGGCTTGGCATCAGTGAAGTGCAGCCGCCATCGCTGATGAGGGGCCTACAGAG CAAGTATTTCCAGGAGGACGACTACGGGACGTCCATCAGAAAGAAGCAGTCGGCCTCCTGGGCCTTGAAATG TGTGAAGATCGGAGTGGACCACTTCAAGTCCGGACGACACGTTGACGCGATGAACGAGTACAACAAGGCCCTGGAGATCGACACGAACAACGTGGAGGCTCTGGTGGCCCGCGGCGCGCT GTACGCCACGAAGGGAAGCCTGGTCAAGGCGATGGGCGACTTTGAGCTGGCTCTGGAGGCCTGCCCAACGCACAGGAACGCCAAGAAGTACCTGTGCCAGACGCTGGTGGAACACGGCGGGCA GCTGGAAGAGCAGGAGAAGCTGGTCACGGCTGAAGGTCTGTACAGGAAAGCCCTGGCATTGGACGAGACCTTCCAGGAGGCGGAGGAAGCCCTGAAGAAGCTGCAGCTGCGCATCCAG AAATCCCTGAAAcggaaggaagaggaggaagcagcgagggaagagagagagtctcAGTGTGTGGAGACGAGCGCGGAAAAATTGCGTAAGATcttaaaagaagagaaaag aatgaaaaggaaaaggaggagaTCATCGTCTTCATCCTCAACATCCAgtaccacctcctcctcctcctcctcctcctccagctacAGAAAGTCAAAGAAGAGGAAGCGCAAGCACAGGAGGTCCTCGCGTAGCCATAGGAAACGCCACCGCAGGGTGTCCTCCCGCGACGCCAAAGAGGACTGCTACCCGGCGCCAGCAAACACGTCCGCTTCCTTCCTGTgccagaaacaggaagtggcgaAGCTGCTGGGGGAGCCGGAAAGGCCAGAGGATTCTGGCAGGTCGTATGCCAAAGGTCGAAGGTCGCGCCTCTCGACATCCTCTCCGTCGGTCGGCATCGCGGACGCCCGTCGAGGTAGGTGTGAAGACAATCCCGTTTTTGGCGCCGGAGAGGGAGGCCGGGAGAAAGATCCGTGTGAGGAGGAGTTCGGGCCTCTGGCTTCTCCTCGGAGCCGCGAGGTCCGGGCCGGGGAGAGGAGGCtgagcgggagagagaaggaggaagccGGAGTCCAGAGGAGGGCCGAGGAGGAGCGCGGCCCGTACGAGAACGCGAGAGGCAGGAAGTGCTCCGAGTCCTCCACCGGCTCAGAGTATTCTCGCCAGTCCGATTGGCCCGCCAAAGAGCACCCCGCTCGGGGCGGCAGCCGCCGAGGGTCTGACAGCAGCTGGCACGAACCCCCCTCGAGCGCCGACAGGAAACTGGCGAGCGCGAGAACTTCAGACCGCGGCGGGTCGCGTAACGGTCAGGGGGCGTCCGGCGGGAACTCGAATAAAGGCCTGCCGACAAACCTTCTGGACATCTTCAGCCAGATAGCGGAGTTTGAGAAGGAGAAGTGCGGGAGCCTGAAGAAATGA
- the LOC118225166 gene encoding mucin-2-like, with the protein MPITIGAAIRHQASLTSQTSHHNPPTSTTPEVPATGSPLPAATATVPNQVLILQATLEVRFVPELENNQSTEYQDLATTVFGFCDVIFSIRYGILFERTEVRSFSRREEGTAVEVALIFNGTRSETLPSTDDVAETLIRAVTDPDATFTTQFNVTVVIDSIRVLTPTTTTPLTTTTAPTTTTPLPTTTAPTTKTPLTTTTTPITTTPLPTTTAPTTTTPLPTTTAPTTTTSLPTTTTPNTTTHLTTTTDPNTTTPLPTTTAPTTTAPPTTSTAPTTTAPPTTIDPQTRTAPPTTTAPPTTIAPPTKSAPPTTTAPLSTTTAPTTTAPSTTTAPPTTTTAPTTVAPPTASTVQTTTAPPTTTTPLPTTTAPTTTTSLPTTTTPTTTTHLTTTTDPNTTTPLPTTTAPTTTTPLATTIAPTKKTPLPTTTAPTTTTPQQLLPLPQLLQLQ; encoded by the exons ATGCCCATAACAATAGGGGCCG CCATTCGACATCAAGCCAGCCTGACAAGCCAAACAAGTCACCACAACC CTCCCACATCTACCACTCCTGAGGTTCCTGCCACTGGATCCCCCTTGCCTGCAGCTACCGCAACCGTTCCCAATCAAGTTCTAATTCTTCAGGCCACCCTGGAAGTTCGATTCGTGCCTGAACTGGAAAACAACCAGTCAACAGAATATCAAGATTTAGCAACAACAGTCTTTGGATTC tgtgatgtcattttcagcATCCGGTATGGGATTCTTTTTGAGCGGACAGAAGTGCGATCATTCAG TCGCAGAGAAGAAGGGACAGCTGTAGAGGTGGCGCTGATTTTCAACGGGACCAGATCAGAAACATTGCCCAGCACAGACGATGTCGCGGAGACCTTGATAAGAGCAGTGACGGACCCCGATGCCACGTTCACAACTCAGTTCAATGTCACTGTGGTGATTGACTCCATCCGCGTGCTAA ctccaactacaacaactcctctaactaccactactgctccaactacaacaactcctctacctaccactactgctccaactacaaaaACTCCTCTAACTACCACTACTACTCCAATTACAACAACTCCTctacctaccactactgctccaactacaacaactcctctacctaccactactgctccaactacaacaacttctctaCCTACCACTACTACTCCAAATACAACAACTCATCTAACTACCACTACTGATCCAAATACAACAACTCCTctacctac cactactgctccaactacaacagctcCTCCCACTACTtctactgctccaactacaacagctcCTCCAACTACAATAGATCCTCAAACTAGAACAGCTCCTCCCACTACCACAGCTCCTCCAACTACAATAGCTCCTCCAACTAAATCAGctcctccaactacaacagctcCTCTCAGtaccactactgctccaactacaacagctcCTTCTACAACAACAGCACCTCCcactacaacaactgctccaacaACAGTAGCGCCTCCCACTGCCTCTACTGTTCAGACTACAACAGctcctccaactacaacaactcctctacctaccactactgctccaactacaacaacttctctacctaccactactactccaactacaacaactcaTCTAACTACCACTACTGATCCAAATACAACAACTCCTctacctaccactactgctccaactacaacaactcctcTAGCTACCACTATTGCTCCAACTAAAAAAACTCCTctacctaccactactgctccaactacaacaactcctc AACAGCTCCTCCCACTACCACAGCTCCTCCAACTACAATAG